From the Hyalangium gracile genome, one window contains:
- a CDS encoding cold-shock protein, translating to MATGTVKWFNDAKGFGFITQDGGGEDVFVHHTAINMDGFRTLAEGQRVTFDVTRGPKGLQAANVRAG from the coding sequence ATGGCAACTGGTACTGTGAAGTGGTTCAACGATGCGAAGGGCTTCGGTTTCATCACCCAGGATGGCGGGGGTGAGGACGTGTTCGTCCACCACACCGCGATCAACATGGATGGCTTCCGCACTCTGGCCGAGGGCCAGAGGGTGACCTTCGACGTCACCCGCGGCCCCAAGGGGCTGCAGGCAGCGAACGTCCGCGCGGGCTGA